TAGATGCTACTACTGTACTATCAAGAGGATTAGCCGCCAAAGGTATCTATCCAGCAGTAGATCCTTTAGATTCAACCTCAACTATGCTCCAACCTCGAATCGTTGGTGAAGAACATTATGAGACTGCGCAACGAGTTAAACAAACTTTACAACGTTACAAAGAACTTCAAGACATTATAGCTATCCTTGGCTTGGACGAATTATCCGAAGAAGATCGCTTAACCGTAGCGAGAGCACGAAAAATTGAGCGTTTCTTATCACAACCTTTTTTCGTAGCAGAAGTTTTTACCGGTTCGGCTGGAAAATATGTTGGTCTAGTAGAAACAATTAGAGGGTTTAATTTGATTCTTTCTGGAGAATTAGACGGTCTTCCTGAACAAGCCTTTTATTTGGTAGGTAATATCGATGAAGCTACTGCGAAGGCTACGAACTTAGAAACGGAGAGCAATTTGAAGAAATGACTTTAAATCTTTGTGTATTGACCCCCAATCGAATTGTTTGGGATTCAGAAGTGAAGGAAATCATTTTACCTACTAATAGCGGACAAATTGGAGTATTACCTAATCATGCGCCTATTGCCTCAGCTGTCGATATAGGTATTTTGAGAATACGTCTTAAAGACCAATGGTTAACAATGGCTCTGATGGGGGGGTTTGctagaataaataataatgagaTAACTGTTTTAGTAAATGATGCGGAAAAGGGTAGTGACATTGATCCACAAGAAGCACAGCAAACTCTTGAAATAGCAGAAACTAATTTGAATAAGGCTGAAGGCAAGAGACAAACAATTGAAGCAAATCTAGCTCTTAGACGAGCTAGAACACGAGTAGAGGCTATCAATGTTATTTCATAACAAGTTGAAATTGATGCGTCCCAATATccgaaaacaataaaaagaaaaaagaaacagtCAGAAGAAAAAAGTAAGTAGAAAAGCTTATTAGATACCACACTCAAAGGTATCTAATAAGTTATAACTACACCTTACCTACTATTGGATTTGAACCAATGACTCCCGCCGTATGAAAGCAATACTCTAACCACTGAGTTAAGTAGGTAATTTATGACTCctcctaaaaaaaaaaaagaagagtacCCATCTATCAgattaattgattataaatgtaaaattactGATAAGCAATACCAACACCCGTTCAAGGGATTCGATCATGTAATATTCATCTTGACAAGCAATTATCTTCATACTATGATATGTTACTAATAAACTTTAGGAGACAATAATATGTAACAAGAATTCTTGACATTCCTTGGGGACCAACTATATTGATATCCTAAAGTTTATTCATCATTTGTCactaaatgaaaatttattaaaaataaaaaataaaataaaagaatacaaaTCATAATGAACCACATCAAAcctatgataaaaattattcttcatgaaacatcaacaaaatttacatattataaaaaaatctaagtAATTACATAGATAAaacattaaactatttatattgttttccgTTAATAAAGATCGACTTCCTCTTACCACCATCACACTTTATTCACACATCCAACACAATTGACTGTGCTCCAACCTAGTCCAGCTTACcttttaattaaacaattctAGTATATTCAAGCTGTGTTTGTTTGCAGAGGAAAGAAATAACACTAAAATAATGTAATCCAAAagtgaataatagaaaaaagaacACAAACTTTGGGAGTAATAACATAAGCATAAGCATAAGAACATGAAAATTTTGTGCCAACAAATTAGATATGGTTAATTGAGTAGTTTGTTTTCTTAGTTTGAACTTCCTGTTCAGAACATGGAAGGCATCCCcatataaaaatactattttgtCTCTCACCAGAGAAATCTGAAGAAAACCTGGTAAAAGTTGTGCTATATCCTGTTAGCAAATTGCTGCATAAAATATAGCCGCCAATTTTGATATTCAACGGAAAAGTGGGCAAAGAATAAAAACGTGGGAGGAGTTctttaataatagttttatgGAACAAACTAAGTACAAGTTCAGTCACTCCTCTTAGTcaaaaatagtatatattatatatattattatgaaatcAACTGGTCAAAGCACGAAGGTGGTAGGTAGCTGGTATtccttcatatatatataaggagAGATTGAAGCATTCACAGAAACAACATCAAACGTCTAAGAAAAATAACATGGCCATCTACAGCTCTCTCTTTCTCGGTCTCtttgctcttcttcttgttagATCTTCCAAAGTTACATGCGAAGAAACAGTTTCAGTTTCACCAACTATTGACATTTCAATCAATCGCAACACTTTCCCTCAAGGCTTCATCTTTGGAGCTGGATCTTCCTCTTACCAGGTATATATATACTTCTTAAAAactacatataatatttaccaaACTGAATTACTTTCCTGAATgagattttgatttcttttatgtttGTCATATATATAGTTCGAAGGTGCAGCAACGGAAGGTGGTAGAGGAGCAAGTGTATGGGATACTTTCACCCATAAATATCCAGGTATGTAACTCACTCTCTCCGATTCTCCACAGTACAAACAGATCAAATAGGAAGCAAATACGATACTTTTCTGAATGatcttaaataataaacaaaatatatgttcTAATTAATTCTGAATTACTGAAATGCAGCTAAGATCCAGGATAGAAGCAACGGAGACGTGGCCATTGACTCCTACCATCATTACAAGGTTTGATCACAGCATTcctttgttttatatttatttagaaaagaaCATACAGTTATTGGTGTTCATAAGCGTCAATTAcctataaataatataacatatttttctgTGTCTGCAGGAAGATGTTGA
The Vigna angularis cultivar LongXiaoDou No.4 chromosome 5, ASM1680809v1, whole genome shotgun sequence genome window above contains:
- the LOC128196797 gene encoding ATP synthase epsilon chain, chloroplastic, with protein sequence MTLNLCVLTPNRIVWDSEVKEIILPTNSGQIGVLPNHAPIASAVDIGILRIRLKDQWLTMALMGGFARINNNEITVLVNDAEKGSDIDPQEAQQTLEIAETNLNKAEGKRQTIEANLALRRARTRVEAINVIS